The genomic stretch attagagatggactttgagtcgggactggttcaagtggaaagttactatatcgggaaagtttccattttgggagattctatatttagtagttagtaattataaatattataattgttttaggtgacgaattcgtgaaggatcgataatcaaatgcgttgctttattttctggactgcttgaactgcttaattggatttgctggcactttgaggtagggaaatacacttgtcctattatcgttattgatcgaattgtgttgactggATTTCTGGTTGTTATTTACGTTATGATTTATATACGGgaaagtgattgactgaattgatcgtattgagtatgatatcacaacatcgggtaactggcatgactttatgattcatcagttcagtgatttatatacatattgcattgcattaattactgttgagcatttcatctgcattggagttggaggatgatgtggtagtgacgatgatgagatacgatgtgatattgtgataaggcccaggcgggttctgcaggacttgccctggtgtcctcagctgttgagctggcagatcggcttcggtcgatatatatagtctaccggggatcggtatggctgggttgtccgggttatgagatatgagatatgagttgagatggagatggaggtgacggaggagcatgcatatcatattttattgtttcattgttttccctactcaacctcgtggttgaccctgtgtattcgtgaacacctgtgatgaaccgttttatggggagcagacttgacaggtttaagagataggacgggagcttgatgggcgtgagacactggatcagacgacttagtagctagatcatcatatagaagactttcacttttatttatgtcagttcttgtaatttgagttgaaaagaggaattgtaataattaagttaaaatattatataatttgccttggagtttaattgttattcactacctcgggaaaccgagatggtaacagtccgttttattagagaatgtcttgacgaggacttcttttataaaccggggtgttacaagggctaagctacttcttacagccccatatccgaaaagactagtgccgacgaaggaacaggtatctttcaataaatttgaaaaagttattcgtaacTTTAATGTGCAagtgcctttccttgagttagttaatcaagtgcctgcctatactaaattcatgaaacaactcttgtctaagaaaaagtcacttgaaaatgtgcatactgtcgcattaaccaaagagtcatgatcttatttgtctcacactgtACCCCATAAgctaaaggacccgggtagtttttctgttccttgcaatataggtaccttctctattgagaaggcattatgtgacttaggagctagtataagtgtgatgcccttgagtcttgataggaagctcaaattgactaggttcgcagtgacagacatgacagtacagatgttggttcttcttccctgttgacttcgtcgtacttgacatgcctgtggatgcccatattcccattattttgggtaggccatttctgcacactgctggtgcagtcatagatgttggttcgggtaccttgacttttaaagtacggaagcattctattgtctttgcccaacctgctaagaagaaggaccccatgtggcctgtgactttcaatacggtttctgaaaataaatcttattttatacttcctaatatgcctatctctagtcccattcctgttgtaacccctctgccccagattgggagcaaattggaggaagatttgtctatttctgatattgcaggagctggtttggggaaggaagaattACAAGTTACTCCAGCAGCAAAGAAGCCAATCATCTCACGAGGCGGTCTTGGTTGCCTCAGCTATagcactgatgaggaagttgatgacaagccggtcaaggcaagggagtccgacttggactttgatgagcaagaagaggtcattgactggggagatgatgaaagtgttgatccgttgagccatacggacgtggaagctaagaaaggtgcagctgataagataagcaccgttgaggctacctctcgtagccagaagccgacgaagtgggccattccgtggccgttcttggtcaactactagttgatcacatgttttccaaacattttatttacttttgttagacactttttattgcttttgtgtgcgcgaaacttcgcattttattttgcttgcttaggattttatacgctttaggctttactttgggttttgcgcaattttgggcgcgtattattgtgcatttgcaggtttttagacctccttagctcaagtaattgagcaaatacgaagaaatctgaagtacaacagtattttcagtcgatcgactgggctatgtagtcgatcgactggtctacaaattccaggagctactgttcctttcacctcggtcgatcgactgagtgatgtggtcgatcgaccgacctgcaTCTTTGTAGATCTGTTTCGACCTCTCTCtcgctatgtttggtcgatttgcggaattaagggagttttctactccactttatcttccgtcactatttatttcttctatttttctcaattttgcacataataccgcttcatcattgctttctcgatttatgcatggtactttgtttgtcttttcaggtacttattagtagcactgttggctactgaaacctcctagctcacgctggtttggggaggtttcctttgctgcgcttaaagtcttgtgagttcccgatttccacttcatgttttatttgtttaaatttctcgcaaattcccgtttctcttttcttcattacatgattttgcacaatggggacattgtgcgatttggtttggggaagggttttgcgtcgcatatcatttgcttgcattcacgtttacattctgttttgcattgttatttcattttatatatgtatactaaaaattcaaaaaaattgaaaaatttcaaaaatttcaaaaaaatgcacgtttattttagcatataggtcgagtcggaatggtagtatttcaatgatgacattgcatttgcacctgtttttgcctaagccttgcttgattaacatattattagtagaatcatataagtgcatacctacgagttttcgttaattatttgctgaacttgagacttgacttagaaaattggcaaacaacatcatatttctgagatttagagcctataactggtgacatctatgaccggtttatttaggaatgtgagtagtactccttatgagacatgttacataaatgtgcataaatatgaacttaatctgcttaatacctgtatgcattcggtttgtggtttgttgacacatgtggtagaggtttccctttattcattttacccataagctccacattgccaaaaatatcctttttgtcctatttactacatcctacttttagcctgcccttgtcaagctagtagtcttagttgttgggattgttacttcgtttttggtggcaaatgctcttattgagatttagttaggaagatgaaatgaaggaggaaagaaaagaaacaaaaagagaataatgattcgaaaaaatgaaaaagagttatgtactgttcatagcagtcgatcgactgccaactatggtcgatcgactggagtttgaaagaaaaaagaaagaatcgattcgcataattcaaacctttatcttttggcgatttttgctcccatgtattatttatatcttatggggagttagttgattactttcatactggagactgtgagatttgtgcttgctatagcaccgtttcatttgattttgagcaagaagtagGATGTTGctatatggttccgttttggtactagcttgatcacctgtacctccacttttccataaatgttttgcctcttcttacccatacctcacatatcccatatatacctcggcatgtgtcatggtcatttgttggttggaatgcatatgtacggtcatagagattactttcatattatactgcaggcatgttcttataggtcgtagttaggtgagagtctctacaaaatgaattctttctatcctcttatatatattcacctatgcttatgagtgattcgagcgacccgtgagagtccaatttgataagtttctatggttgacggttcagcagtttttaacgaccttatgactcgtttgcatgattcgcattactaattgattgttagttattgcattaaactggtttaggctttacatgttgtaattcgctctgagattgaactcgttccattatgtcattagatcgagtctagttcttgcttggggacaagcaagggtttggtttggggaagtttgatgcgtgtcttttatatgatgttttacaccctattttccacgcatttcagagctcatttgtatagtttaagctaccatttcccctatttccgtctactttcgtgttctTGTACATTATTgcggaaatgtgaagaattcaacggaaatcgagctaaatccgtctccgagtatcctgcattgcattttgacgtaaagtattcgcttaaggaacgagcttggtgcgcaatccaaggcccaaaagacaaatccacgagattatagaagtcaagtagcagctaaagcagtcgatcgaccactaccttcagtcgatcgaccaaccatcgggttccagaggctactgtacactactattcggtcgaccgaccggtcacttcagtcgatcgaccaagacgctattccagacgagaattaaaagatcgagatttatcaagcctatgagttattaggtttagaaattatgttacgtatactttctatataacgtaacctagttcgacagatacaatcatccagtttttatcaagttttacataaagttttacatacagttctttagaaataattagggttcgagattactttcggtattgaatacaattcgCTTTGTGAGACAAGGATACAAAATTTGGAAGGGGGATCAAGGTCTCCAGTCAGGCCATTAAGGGTCACAAGACAGGCTTTGGATAACTCTGATCAGCAAGTATCTCCTACTTACAAGGAGGTATTGAGTAGGACCAGTTCTCCTAGAGAAGGAGTTGTTCTTAATGGTATTGATCCTATTCATCTTACCCCATGATTAGTTTTGGATTCTGGAATGTGCGAGGGATGAATAGGGAGGGGAAGCAGAAGTTTGTTAATAGATTTCTTCTTTTAAATAATGTTGGTTTTTTTGGTCTTCTTGAAACTAAAATAAAACCACAGAATCTCAATAAAACTGTTAATAATGTTTTCAAAGATTGGTGTGTGACCACCAATTCAGCCTGTcataaaggaggaagaatctggcTGTTGTGGAATCCCACAATGGTAGATATCTTAGTATTAGAGTACAATGCCCAATTTATCCATTTCCTGGTTACAGATAAGGCCACTAATCAGCATCTGCATCATACACTAGTATATGCTTTTAATGGAGATAAACAAAGAGAGGAATTGTGGACTGGTCTTAGAAGGATATCTATGCAAGTCAGTGGGCCTTGGTCCATTGAGGGAGACTTTAATTGTGTGTCTCAGGCACATGAGAGATTGGGAGGACATGTATCTCACTCTGAAGCAGAGCCTTTCCAACAATGCATTGAGGATTGTAATTTGTGTGATATGCCATCTACTGGAGCTTTCTACACTTGGAATAATAAACAGGCCCCTGAAACAAGGGTGTATAGTAGACTGGATAGAATGTTTGTGAATCATGATTGGTCAGTTCAATTATCTGAATACTATGCTAACTTTCTTCCAGAAGGTTTATTTGATCACACTCCTTGCTTAGTCACAACAGCTACTACTCAGCCTCACAAAAGAGCtttcaaatattttaatatgtggagcAAGGCTCCTGATTTTAAAGATTGTGTCACAAATTGTTGGGCTCAGAACATCAGAGGCACTTACATGTATGGGGTGGTCAGGAAGCTCAAACTTTTGAAGCCTAAACTTAAGCAGCTCAATAAGTCTTATTTTAGTGATATGGAGAATCAATCTGATTTAGctgaggttaaattgaatcacaTTCAACAGCTACTGATTAACTCTCCAGGAGATGCAGCTCTAATTGAGAAGGAATATGAAGCCCATAAGCAGTTCCTTTTCTTACATGAAGCCAAACTGAATTTTCTGTAGCAGAAAGCAAAAGCACATTGGATGACTGAAGGTGACACAAATTCTTCTTATTTCCATGGCCTCATCAAGGCTAgaagaaataaaaactccatTTATCAGATTAAGGATCACAATGGCAGGCTGCATACTGATGAAGAGGGTATTCAAATGGCCTTTCTGGAATATTACAATAGGCTCTTAGGATCCAAAAATCagattttacatgttaaaaaaaCTGTGGTTCAAAAAGGTAAGATGTGTACTGAGGCTCATTGTCAGAAGCTTTTAAGTCCTATAACACACCAAGAGATAAAAGAGGTCATGTTCAGCATTCCCAATGATAAGGCCCCAGGTCCAGATGGGTATTCTAGTCAGTTCTTTAAAGATTCCTGGGAGATTGTGGGAGATGAGATTTGTACTGCTATTTCTGATTTTTTCCAATCAGGTCTCCTTCTTAAACAGTTAAACACAACTCTCCTCACTCTCATTCCTAAAGTGACAAACCCCACTTCTGTTCTTGAGTATAGACCTATAGCATGTTGTAATGTCTTATACAAATGCATCTCAAAATTGATTTGCAATAGGCTAGCTTTGGTTTTACCTGACATCATCTctcaaaatcaaggaggttttattCAGGGGAGGAGCATTATGGAAAATATTCTAATTTGTCAGGATCTAATCAGAATGTAAGAAAAACAGGCAGTGGCTCCTAGATGTCTAATCAAGATGGATCTCCAAAAAGCATATGACACTATAGAATGGGAGTTTCTTGATCAGATGATGCAGGCTCTTAAATTTCCAGGTACTTTCAGAGGGTGGATAATGCAGTGTGTCACTACTGCTACCTACTCCCTTAATCTAAATGGGAATATGTTTGGTTTCTTCAAGGGTCAAGGGGTTTGAGACAAGGAGACCCCCTTTCTCCCTTGCTTTTTACCATATGTATGGAGTACCTTTAAAGATTACTGATGTCATCTACCTCTACAATGGGTTTCAAGTTCCATCGTCTATGCTCACCTATGAGACTCACCcatctgatgtttgcagatgaccttTTGCTATTTAGTAAAGGAGATGCTACATCAATGATGATTATTATCAGGACTTTCTCAACTTTTTCAGCTACCTCAAGACTCAAGATGAGTAAAGGAAAGTCTAATGTGTTTTTAAATGGGGTGAAAGAACCTTTGAAGTCTGATTTCCTAAGGGTCTCAGGGCTAATTGAAGGTTAGCTTCCTTTCAGGTACCTAGGAATGCCTATTAAGACTACTAGGCTTAATGCTCAGGACTGCAAACATCTCATCGACAAGATTGTAGCTAGAATAAGAACCCTGGGAGCCAGGAAATTATCTTATGCAGGACGGTTGGTTCTAGTCAGGGCCGTGCTGAAGACACTACATAATTATTGGGGCCAAATGTTCATTTTACCTACTGGAATCATTACTAGCATTGAACAAGTCTGCAGGAACTTCCTATGGGATGGGGGAGTGGACTACCTGAGATCACCCCTGGTTGTGTGGGATAAGGTTTGTAGGCCGAAAAAAGAAGGTGGTCTGGGGCTAAAACAGGACATCATTTGGAACAAGGCAGCTGTTGGCAAATTGGTTTGGTGGATTTACACTAAACCAGACTTATTATGGGTTAAATGGGTAAACAACATATACCTAAGGGGATCAGTTTGGCAAGATTATTCTCCAAGTACTAACTCCTCCTGGTATTGGAGAAAGATCTGCCAAGTAATGGAGGACCTACAGCTAGCATACCAGCAACAAATATGGGATCTTACTGCTAATAGATACACGATTTCTAAAGGGTATGAATTCCTGCGAGTCAAATCGCAGGATGTTCCATGGTCGGAGTTAGTATGGAATGTTTGGACTATTCCAAAACATGCTTTCGTTGCTTGGATACATCACCATGGAAATATGAACACAAAAAGCAAACTACGACAATTAGGGATCAGTGATGACAGTACCTGCTGCATTTGCGGAATTTCGGAAGAAACAAGGGAACACCTCTCTTTCGACTGCCCGTATAGTAAGAGACTTATTCTTCAAATTGGAGGATGGCTTGGAATCAAATTCCCTGCGAATAATTGGATCTCTTGGAGACTGGGGAGAAACGGCTCCCAAGTCCAAAAGGGGATCCTAGATGCTGCGATTAATGCCTATATCTACCACATCTGGTATCAAAGGAACAGGAGCAGATATGAGCTAATGATTATTCGGCCACACAAGATCGCGAGAACAATTAAAGAAGAGTTGCGATTGAGATTTCGAGGATTGGATCGAAGGAGATTGAGTAGAAGGGATGCAAACTGGATTCTGGAGATACTGAGTAATGAGACTTAAGGTGTTGGATTCAGATGGGGAACATGGATGATGGAAGAAGACGTTTGCTATTTTTAGGGTTATTACATCAAAATCTGATTTTTGTTTATCAGATTATGTTTTTTGAGCTTGGTTTGTTTTTCCTGATTTTATGTTTGGGCTGATGTTTTGGGCGGAGTATGTAATATGGGCCTTGGCATCTTTGCAGTCTTGAAGTTTGTCTCGGTTCCATTGTATGGTGACCTTCTTTTTTGatatatatacttacattttatcgaaaaaaaaaaaacaattcgctttgtcattcggctttgttcttttccttcgcaattcacacggtactctctggttttattctgttattttattttcattcatagttgtcgaattgctagatcggttcccaagccgaattgccatcttttgttaattgtttattttaccgttttaagcatgaattccgtagttttaatccttaatattattgttgtgtttaatttcagtatgagtagctaatttattcgtgctaggatgtaggggaattatagtgtaggcggcaatataatgaacacggcctgattcacgtgttggtcgatcgaccgccatgcctggtcgatcgactgaccacgtgaggttttattttcgttttaattctttattcgacgaatcgagtgcacacgactagttgaatgtttaggatatgactgacccattagatcgagagatagggacagttgttagatcaccaattaaaatgactaaactatgctgagatcgaaagataggtaaagtttagaccgttagtcacttttcaggacgaaagttagtattagtgatattagggacctatagcgagatcgaaagatgctatttgttaagagtggaccgagaggacctctttatttcccgcctcatgtgtttgatttagacctgtatagtatgctgccgccgaaactatggtgaaccgaccatcctagtaccccttcttttatctgttttatccgtttatttagtttattgtcttttattgctattagtatagaccaaatcaattcaacccccactttcgttaccttagactaaattagacaattagaaattacattcgccttcTTGTGGTTCggccctgttaccactagcctaggttagttttaataggagattataaattttatttttggtactcacaatgaCGGGTATCACCCTTCTGTCTTGTTTTGTATAAAGCTAGCTTAGAACGCGAGCAAAATTGCACGGGCAtgtataaaaaatatattaatagtCATTTGAAATTTATAATTATAATATCATTCAATATTATAGTATGAATGTACAAAATTTCACACATTTAAATTAAAGTACAATATTGAATTGAGATTACATTTATAGTACTTCTAACATTTAGAGCAAATGGATATATAACTATAATTATAATTGGTGAAAAATTTTTTATGCCCGTGTCTCAAATCTTCACACAGGCATTCATAAGCCAATGTGCTTATACTGATATCTTTTTTCATATCGATGATAACTTCGAATGTAAGCAAATTACGTTCGTCCATAAATTTATAAaatcattaattaaaaaatataataaattattAAATCATAAAAGCTTCAAATATATTTGGTGTGTAGGCGGCTATTGCCCCGTCCCACCACCCATCACAGGTGGAAATGTGGAATATTTATACCCGTACCCCTATGCGAATGCTCTGCCCATACCCGCCTCAACGGGGGCACGTGTTTTGCGGCACCCATTGTACCCGCCAACCTAACATCTCTAATCCTTACTAATAATCATAGTATACATGTTccaaataattataattaaaaggTACACGTGAAAAATATGTATTGTATTGCTTAAGAGGTATACATCTGATCTTTATGGATTATTTTTTCCTTATGTTTGTAACACTACACAGCAATCTTCGTGTGATTTTTAAGAACATAGTACGATATGGACCATATAAATTTAAGTTATTAAAAACATGGTAGAAATGGATCTTATGAAAggattttttttataattttacaaACATGAAAATAATAAAATGTTCATATAATCTgataattattaattttttttctaattatactaattTAATTTGATAGTAACCTTGTTAAGCATATTTTGCTAACCTTATCCGTTATTATAAATTTTCTAGCTTCCACGGTTTGCCTAATAGAAGTTTACTTACAAACTattgttggagtgagtgtcctgcacaatagtgcgtttacatactaAATCGCGTACAAGGAATATTAGgaatttatattatatatatttgtcagctggtcaacgttaatcggtaatgattggctaactagagcttgacattactgtcgtgtgacggtggtgatcagctgatcccttatggtcacacctataggacgtaacCCCAATAGATATACTAGTTATTTATGAGATATAATTAATTAGTCCCTTATGTGTATTAACATTTATAAGTAAAGTGAATTATATTTTGATGATGAGTTAAGAACTCGGGCAAagggaatttattatttaattatttgataatcaaataataaatgtTAAAGAGAGAATatagtaattaatagttaatttgcTATATTATACTGTGTGTGTATATATtttgaggcggaggtaattagctaattgtgattacaaggagttgtaataattagctaaatgggtttcatatgacacattttatattgataaaatggtaaaATGTCACTTAAGAGTTGAGTGTACATTATTAactaatttgtattatttaagtgttaaataatcaaattaacatttaattatataagataattaaatataggacttataagcatttgtgggacaattGGCAAAAGTCAAAATAAGACCCAAGAATTCCATATGGAGCGATTTGTATATGTGCGTATGACACACATGTGATTAGTATTTTTCCACTACAAATTGTCTCCATTGATTTATTATttgggaaaatgcacgcggtgcccttgaagtttcgaattttgcccgaaatacccaattttttgttccggaaaaCTTTAAGCGGCTATAGCTCGTGTCTACGAAttcagaaagtgataatttttttttcaaatcgatcatctttccgagaactacgatttgaaaaaaaaaaattgtcgtatttggatcacgtggctaggagtttttgtacgtcaaGTTTTTTTTACCgtacaaactttgagtgaccatatctcttggtcacgaattccaaacacgacaatttttttttcaagtcgtaggtctcgaaagataatcaatttgaaaaaaaaaaaatcgttactTTCTGAGCTTGTAAGcacgagttatagcctcttaaagatttccggataaaaaaattgggtatttctgacaaaacatcaaagttcaagggcaccgcgtgcattttccgttATTATTTTATATGCCCATATATACACACTTAGAGCACCTTTTGCATTGATGAATTTTTGGCCCAAAAATATCTCAAAATAGCTTATTTTGACCGTGAAGTGTAGAATGAAAAGaacaatttattatttattttctttatctaatttgatcaattgttgatcatcaaattttcaaataaatccacaaataataatatacatcTCTATTACTAATGTAGTAATAACAATAGTATAATTAAGGGATACTTCTAGTAATTAACTACATTTTAATGCTAGTAGTATTTTGGGGGTATAGTCTTGGGTGCCACCATAGGAGGTGCTCTACTATGAGTACTAGGAAGAAGGAGGATATTCTATTCATATTTAGCTCAAGGACAACTtttaatcaatgtaaggaaaattctTACTTTTACTCATATTTATGTCATTATAATCtcatgcatgtaactagatcatgCATAAACTAAATTAACATGTAATTTAGTTACTAATTAGATAGTCTAATTAGGGGTCTAGgactttcaagtggtatcagagctcagTCGTTGCATACATGTCGATTTTCGACCATTTTATCGAGTTATATGATGAATTTATAAAATCGTAATTTTTGTGTAAAAAT from Silene latifolia isolate original U9 population chromosome 2, ASM4854445v1, whole genome shotgun sequence encodes the following:
- the LOC141640995 gene encoding uncharacterized protein LOC141640995, which codes for MPIKTTRLNAQDCKHLIDKIVARIRTLGARKLSYAGRLVLVRAVLKTLHNYWGQMFILPTGIITSIEQVCRNFLWDGGVDYLRSPLVVWDKVCRPKKEGGLGLKQDIIWNKAAVGKLVWWIYTKPDLLWVKWVNNIYLRGSVWQDYSPSTNSSWYWRKICQVMEDLQLAYQQQIWDLTANRYTISKGYEFLRVKSQDVPWSELVWNVWTIPKHAFVAWIHHHGNMNTKSKLRQLGISDDSTCCICGISEETREHLSFDCPYSKRLILQIGGWLGIKFPANNWISWRLGRNGSQVQKGILDAAINAYIYHIWYQRNRSRYELMIIRPHKIARTIKEELRLRFRGLDRRRLSRRDANWILEILSNET
- the LOC141640994 gene encoding uncharacterized protein LOC141640994, producing MVDILVLEYNAQFIHFLVTDKATNQHLHHTLVYAFNGDKQREELWTGLRRISMQVSGPWSIEGDFNCVSQAHERLGGHVSHSEAEPFQQCIEDCNLCDMPSTGAFYTWNNKQAPETRVYSRLDRMFVNHDWSVQLSEYYANFLPEGLFDHTPCLVTTATTQPHKRAFKYFNMWSKAPDFKDCVTNCWAQNIRGTYMYGVVRKLKLLKPKLKQLNKSYFSDMENQSDLAEVKLNHIQQLLINSPGDAALIEKEYEAHKQFLFLHEAKLNFL